The Lonchura striata isolate bLonStr1 chromosome 5, bLonStr1.mat, whole genome shotgun sequence genome window below encodes:
- the LOC144246338 gene encoding histone H3, producing the protein MARTKQTARKSTGGKAPRKQLATKAARKSAPATGGVKKPHRYRPGTVALREIRRYQKSTELLIRKLPFQRLVREIAQDFKTDLRFQSSAVMALQEASEAYLVGLFEDTNLCAIHAKRVTIMPKDIQLARRIRGERA; encoded by the coding sequence ATGGCGCGCACGAAGCAGACGGCGCGGAAGTCGACGGGCGGCAAGGCGCCCCGCAAGCAGCTGGCCACCAAGGCTGCCCGCAAGAGCGCGCCGGCCACGGGCGGCGTCAAGAAGCCGCACCGCTACCGGCCCGGCACGGTGGCGCTGCGCGAGATCCGGCGCTACCAGAAGTCCACGGAGCTGCTGATCCGCAAGCTGCCCTTCCAGCGCCTGGTACGCGAGATCGCGCAGGACTTCAAGACCGACCTGCGCTTCCAGAGCTCGGCCGTCATGGCGCTGCAGGAGGCCAGCGAGGCCTACCTGGTGGGGCTCTTCGAGGACACCAACCTGTGCGCCATCCACGCCAAGCGCGTCACCATCATGCCCAAGGACATCCAGCTGGCCCGCCGCATCCGCGGCGAGCGCGCCTGA
- the LOC116183110 gene encoding histone H2B 5 — MPEPAKSAPAPKKGSKKAVTKTQKKGDKKRRKSRKESYSIYVYKVLKQVHPDTGISSKAMGIMNSFVNDIFERIAGEASRLAHYNKRSTITSREIQTAVRLLLPGELAKHAVSEGTKAVTKYTSSK, encoded by the coding sequence ATGCCCGAGCCGGCCAAGTCCGCCCCCGCGCCCAAGAAGGGCTCCAAGAAGGCGGTGACCAAGACGCAGAAGAAGGGCGACAAGAAACGGCGCAAGAGCCGCAAGGAGAGCTACTCCATCTACGTGTACAAGGTGCTGAAGCAGGTGCACCCCGACACGGGCATCTCGTCCAAGGCCATGGGCATCATGAACTCCTTCGTCAACGACATCTTCGAGCGCATCGCGGGCGAGGCGTCGCGCCTGGCGCACTACAACAAGCGCTCCACCATCACCTCGCGGGAGATCCAGACGGCTGTGCGCCTGCTGCTGCCCGGCGAGCTGGCCAAGCACGCCGTGTCCGAGGGCACCAAGGCTGTCACCAAGTACACCAGCTCCAAGTAG
- the LOC144246339 gene encoding histone H2A-IV, giving the protein MSGRGKQGGKARAKAKSRSSRAGLQFPVGRVHRLLRKGNYAERVGAGAPVYLAAVLEYLTAEILELAGNAARDNKKTRIIPRHLQLAIRNDEELNKLLGKVTIAQGGVLPNIQAVLLPKKTDSHKAKAK; this is encoded by the coding sequence ATGTCCGGGCGCGGGAAGCAGGGCGGCAAGGCGCGCGCCAAGGCCAAGTCGCGCTCGTCGCGGGCCGGGCTGCAGTTCCCCGTGGGCCGCGTGCACCGGCTGCTGCGCAAGGGCAACTACGCGGAGCGCGTGGGCGCCGGCGCGCCCGTGTACCTGGCGGCCGTGCTGGAGTACCTGACGGCCGAGATCCTGGAGCTGGCGGGCAACGCGGCCCGCGACAACAAGAAGACGCGCATCATCCCCCGCCACCTGCAGCTCGCCATCCGCAACGACGAGGAGCTCAACAAGCTGCTGGGCAAGGTGACGATCGCGCAGGGCGGCGTGCTGCCCAACATCCAGGCCGTGCTGCTGCCCAAGAAGACCGACAGCCACAAGGCTAAAGCCAAGTGA
- the LOC144245868 gene encoding LOW QUALITY PROTEIN: histone H1.01-like (The sequence of the model RefSeq protein was modified relative to this genomic sequence to represent the inferred CDS: inserted 1 base in 1 codon) codes for MPETAPAKAPAAKKPKKAASGSKARKPAGPSVTELITKAVSASKERKGLSLAALKKALAAGGYDVEKNNSRIKLGLKSLVSKGTLVQTRGIDASGSLRLSKKPGEKALKKKVIKPKKLAAKKPASAAKKAVTAKKSTKKVKPAAKSPKVTNTXRKAVAAVKSPAKVKMTVMKSKVAKLKAAKAKKAAPKKITPHGEPSTFS; via the exons ATGCCCGAGACCGCCCCGGCCAAAGCTCCCGCCGCCAAGAAGCCGAAGAAGGCGGCGAGCGGCTCCAAAGCCCGCAAGCCCGCGGGGCCCAGCGTCACCGAGCTGATCACCAAGGCCGTGTCCGCCTCCAAGGAGCGCAAGGGGCTCTCCCTCGCCGCGCTCAAGAAGGCGCTGGCCGCCGGCGGCTACGATGTGGAGAAGAACAACAGCCGCATCAAGCTGGGGCTCAAGAGCCTCGTCAGCAAGGGCACCCTGGTGCAGACCAGAGGTATAGATGCGTCTGGCTCTTTACGACTCAGCAAGAAACCCGGAGAAAAGgcgcttaaaaaaaa agtaATCAAGCCCAAGAAGCTGGCAGCTAAGAAGcctgccagtgctgccaagAAGGCAGTGACAGCAAAGAAGAGCACCAAGAAAGTTAAACCTGCAGCCAAGAGTCCCAAGGTGACAAACA ACAGGAAAGCGGTGGCAGCAGTGAAGAGCCCGGCTAAGGTGAAGATGACGGTGATGAAGTCCAAGGTAGCCAAGCTGAAAGCGGCTAAGGCAAAGAAAGCAGCGCCCAAGAAGATAACCCCACATGGAGAGCCATCAACATTTTCGTAA